From Blastochloris viridis, one genomic window encodes:
- a CDS encoding DUF2849 domain-containing protein: MAKAPKPFQPSVAISNDLGTGVVVFRSAEGAWVSDLAGAEIAETRAAADALLTRARADHDAGKVIEPTLIAVVREKGFVRPLELRELIRATGPTIPLPGSAR, encoded by the coding sequence ATGGCGAAAGCTCCGAAGCCGTTTCAGCCCTCGGTTGCGATTTCCAACGACCTCGGCACCGGGGTGGTGGTGTTCCGCAGCGCGGAGGGCGCCTGGGTGTCCGACCTTGCAGGGGCGGAAATCGCCGAGACCCGCGCAGCGGCGGACGCGCTGCTGACGCGCGCCCGCGCCGACCACGATGCCGGCAAGGTGATCGAGCCGACGCTGATCGCGGTCGTCCGCGAAAAGGGCTTCGTCCGGCCGCTCGAACTGCGCGAGTTGATCCGCGCCACCGGTCCGACCATCCCGCTGCCCGGCAGCGCACGGTAA
- a CDS encoding NAD(P)-dependent oxidoreductase, which translates to MSYAVAGRRVLVAGEGEAALQKLRLLVRTEAMLTLVAAAPSPDLAAFADAHGVERTAALTPHRLAEAVLAFIALGDEKADARLAERLRSAGIAVNVVDRPHLSDFATPSIVDRAPISIAIATDGHAPVLAVKLRGMIEALLPPAFGRLGELAARVRERAIDRLPDALARRRVWSALFEGRPAALALAGDIDAAADLAVTAIDRAAVAAPTGKVWFVGAGSGVADLLTLRAHRLLLTADVVVHDGEVPEAILAMGRRDVTRVRLDRRSRAEAGALLVRLGGEGKAVVRLVTGAADATDVDRDTAALSTAGIEFEIVPGVATPRGAPARTARVAARRAA; encoded by the coding sequence GTGTCCTACGCCGTCGCCGGCCGCCGCGTACTGGTGGCCGGGGAGGGCGAGGCCGCGTTGCAGAAGCTGCGCCTGCTGGTGCGGACCGAGGCGATGCTGACGCTGGTGGCGGCGGCGCCGTCGCCGGATCTTGCGGCGTTCGCCGACGCTCATGGCGTCGAGCGCACCGCGGCGCTGACGCCTCATCGCCTCGCGGAGGCGGTGCTGGCCTTCATCGCACTCGGCGATGAGAAGGCGGACGCCCGCCTTGCCGAACGGCTGCGCAGCGCCGGCATCGCGGTGAATGTGGTCGACCGCCCGCACCTGTCCGACTTCGCCACCCCCTCGATCGTCGATCGCGCCCCGATCTCGATCGCCATCGCCACCGACGGCCACGCCCCGGTACTTGCGGTGAAGCTGCGGGGGATGATCGAGGCGCTGCTGCCGCCGGCGTTCGGTCGGCTCGGCGAACTCGCCGCGCGGGTGCGCGAACGCGCGATCGACCGGCTGCCCGATGCGCTCGCACGCCGCCGGGTCTGGTCCGCCCTGTTCGAGGGCCGCCCGGCCGCGCTCGCGCTCGCCGGCGATATCGATGCCGCGGCGGACCTTGCCGTGACCGCGATCGATCGTGCGGCAGTGGCCGCGCCGACCGGCAAGGTGTGGTTCGTCGGCGCCGGGTCGGGCGTGGCCGACCTTCTCACCTTGCGCGCCCACCGGCTTCTGCTCACGGCCGACGTCGTCGTCCACGATGGCGAGGTGCCGGAAGCCATTCTCGCCATGGGGCGGCGCGACGTCACGCGCGTTCGGCTGGATCGCCGCTCGCGCGCGGAGGCGGGTGCGCTATTGGTGCGGCTCGGCGGCGAAGGCAAGGCGGTGGTGCGCCTCGTCACCGGGGCGGCCGACGCCACGGACGTCGACCGTGACACCGCGGCGCTAAGCACCGCCGGTATCGAATTCGAGATCGTGCCGGGCGTTGCCACGCCGCGCGGCGCACCGGCGCGCACCGCGCGCGTGGCCGCCCGCCGGGCGGCATAA
- a CDS encoding sulfate/molybdate ABC transporter ATP-binding protein, which translates to MNALSPASSQSHRSWPGPFAPHAIAAHDAIDAAEAVLRERGNADRLGTVDVRAEGISKRFADTAALADVTLNARAGELVALLGPSGSGKTTLLRIVAGLEQASAGRILLGGEDATQVPVQDRGVGFMFQSYALFRHLTVADNIAYGLKVRPRAARPSAAIIRARVTELLELVQLPGIEKRYPSQLSGGQRQRVALARALAVDPKVLLLDEPFGALDAKVRRDLRRWLRDIHERTGHTTLFVTHDQDEALEIADRVAILNQGRLEQIGTPDEIYEHPATAFVAGFIGESARLPVEAAGGGVRIGAHTLPMNGRRVPDGPAALFVRPRDLVMARSDGGATAPQTLPAHVAAVRRAGATRRAELRFGDSLPPVEMEVPVEVVLAKGDNIRVAFTHVRVFSA; encoded by the coding sequence ATGAATGCGTTGTCGCCCGCGTCTTCGCAGTCGCATCGGTCCTGGCCGGGCCCGTTCGCCCCGCACGCCATCGCGGCGCATGACGCCATCGACGCTGCCGAGGCGGTGTTGCGCGAGCGGGGCAACGCCGATCGGCTGGGCACGGTCGACGTCCGCGCCGAGGGCATCAGCAAGCGCTTCGCCGACACCGCGGCGCTTGCGGACGTCACGTTGAACGCGCGGGCGGGAGAGCTGGTGGCGTTGCTGGGGCCGTCGGGCTCCGGCAAGACCACGCTGCTGCGCATTGTCGCCGGCCTCGAACAGGCCAGCGCCGGCCGCATCCTGCTCGGCGGCGAGGATGCGACGCAGGTGCCGGTGCAGGACCGCGGCGTCGGCTTCATGTTCCAAAGCTACGCGCTGTTCCGCCACCTCACCGTGGCCGACAACATCGCCTATGGGCTCAAGGTGCGGCCGCGCGCCGCGCGCCCCTCCGCCGCGATCATTCGCGCTCGGGTGACGGAACTGCTCGAGCTGGTGCAGCTGCCGGGCATCGAGAAGCGGTATCCCTCGCAGCTCTCCGGCGGCCAGCGCCAACGGGTCGCGCTTGCCCGCGCGCTGGCGGTCGATCCCAAGGTGCTGCTGCTCGACGAGCCGTTCGGCGCGCTCGACGCCAAGGTGCGGCGGGATTTGCGGCGTTGGCTGCGCGATATCCACGAGAGGACCGGTCACACCACGCTGTTCGTGACCCACGACCAGGACGAGGCGCTGGAGATCGCCGACCGCGTCGCCATCCTCAACCAGGGTCGGCTGGAGCAGATCGGCACGCCCGACGAGATTTACGAGCACCCGGCGACGGCGTTCGTCGCCGGCTTCATCGGCGAGTCGGCCCGGCTCCCGGTCGAGGCCGCCGGCGGCGGGGTCCGCATCGGTGCGCACACGCTGCCGATGAACGGCCGCAGGGTGCCGGACGGCCCGGCCGCGCTGTTCGTGCGCCCGCGCGATCTGGTGATGGCGCGAAGCGATGGTGGCGCGACTGCGCCGCAGACGCTTCCGGCGCACGTTGCGGCGGTGCGGCGGGCGGGCGCGACGCGGCGGGCGGAACTGCGGTTTGGCGACAGCCTGCCGCCGGTCGAGATGGAGGTGCCGGTCGAGGTTGTGCTCGCCAAGGGCGACAATATCCGCGTCGCATTCACCCACGTCCGCGTCTTCAGCGCCTGA
- a CDS encoding TonB-dependent receptor: protein MSNRPILRRALCATTALVPIVSAIALPSAAWSQSASLPAIVVHPSTAQTSSSGTADATTLASTTLSDDDLAALRLSTGDTATLLTDVAGVSVYSAGGVSSLPVVNGLADDRVGITVGGAPLTSACGNHMNPILSYVDPSTVAKITVQGGVSPVSAGGDAIAGTVVVESAPPRFAAANEALFKTASVSTFYRSVNNAIGVAGSATVATANLSLSYLGGWERGGNYKAGGDRTIKSTAYETQNHALELAGRGDGQQVTLKVAGQFIPYQAFPNQYMDMVENTGLSVNARYEGDLSWGQLDARLYASQIRHDMDKIHPDKSGAMPMSTDGADTGWSVKATIPTSTRDVIRIGNELQHTTLDDWWPPVAGSSMMSPNTYWNINGGERTRLGTFAEWEAKWTPQWTTLVGVRNDTVWMDTGDVQAYGTSAMNADVKAAAAFNAADRARTDVNFDATALVRYEHDARTAIELGYARKTRSPNLYERYAWGQGSMAMSMIGWFGDGNGYVGNLDLDPEIAHTVSATLRWRDAVRADGQSAWEIKLTPYYSYVENFIDVDRCSVNTAMMAACTAANRTATTGFVYLTFANHDAELYGANLSGHIEAWNSPEYGRGVIKGTLGWVHGENLDTGDNLYHMLPINARLALEHAKGGWRNGIEVQMVSAKDDVSAVRNELATPAYALINLRTGYEWRNARLDLGIDNLLDQYYYLPLGGADLVDYRLNNRSQWGYALAGPGRSFNTRLTVTF from the coding sequence ATGTCCAATCGTCCCATCTTGCGACGCGCACTCTGCGCCACCACGGCGCTTGTCCCCATTGTCTCCGCCATCGCCCTGCCGTCGGCCGCGTGGTCGCAATCGGCAAGCCTGCCCGCCATCGTCGTCCATCCGTCCACGGCGCAGACGTCGTCGTCCGGCACGGCCGACGCCACCACGCTCGCCTCCACCACGCTGTCGGATGACGACCTCGCGGCGCTGCGCCTCAGCACCGGCGACACCGCCACGCTGCTCACCGACGTCGCCGGGGTCAGCGTCTATTCCGCCGGCGGGGTGTCGAGCCTGCCGGTGGTCAACGGCCTCGCCGACGACCGCGTCGGCATCACCGTCGGCGGCGCGCCACTGACGTCGGCGTGCGGCAACCACATGAACCCGATCCTGTCCTACGTCGACCCGTCGACGGTGGCGAAGATCACGGTGCAAGGCGGGGTCTCGCCGGTCAGCGCCGGCGGCGACGCCATCGCCGGCACCGTCGTCGTCGAATCGGCGCCGCCGAGGTTCGCCGCAGCGAACGAGGCGCTGTTCAAGACAGCGAGCGTCTCGACCTTCTATCGCAGCGTTAACAACGCCATCGGCGTCGCCGGCAGCGCAACTGTTGCAACCGCCAATCTCAGCCTCAGCTATCTGGGCGGTTGGGAGCGTGGCGGCAACTACAAGGCCGGCGGCGACCGCACCATCAAGTCCACCGCCTACGAAACGCAAAACCACGCGCTCGAACTGGCGGGCCGCGGCGACGGCCAGCAGGTCACGCTCAAGGTCGCCGGCCAGTTCATCCCCTACCAGGCGTTCCCGAACCAATACATGGACATGGTCGAGAACACCGGGCTCAGCGTCAACGCGCGCTATGAGGGCGATCTGTCGTGGGGCCAGCTCGACGCGCGGCTCTATGCGAGCCAGATCCGCCACGACATGGATAAGATCCATCCTGACAAAAGCGGCGCCATGCCGATGAGCACCGATGGCGCGGACACCGGCTGGTCGGTCAAGGCGACGATCCCGACCTCGACGCGCGACGTGATCCGCATCGGCAACGAACTTCAGCACACCACGCTCGACGATTGGTGGCCCCCGGTCGCCGGCTCGTCGATGATGTCGCCCAACACCTACTGGAACATCAATGGCGGCGAGCGCACCCGTCTTGGCACCTTCGCCGAGTGGGAAGCGAAGTGGACGCCGCAATGGACCACGCTGGTCGGGGTGCGCAACGACACGGTATGGATGGACACCGGCGATGTGCAGGCCTACGGCACCAGCGCGATGAACGCCGACGTCAAGGCGGCCGCCGCCTTCAACGCCGCCGACCGTGCCCGCACCGACGTGAACTTCGACGCCACCGCGCTGGTGCGCTACGAGCACGATGCGCGAACCGCGATCGAGCTCGGCTACGCTCGCAAGACCCGCTCGCCCAATCTCTATGAGCGCTACGCCTGGGGCCAGGGCTCGATGGCGATGAGCATGATCGGCTGGTTCGGCGACGGCAACGGCTACGTCGGCAATCTCGACCTCGATCCCGAGATCGCCCACACCGTCAGCGCAACGCTGCGCTGGCGCGATGCGGTTCGCGCCGATGGCCAGTCCGCCTGGGAAATCAAGCTCACGCCCTATTATTCCTACGTCGAGAACTTCATCGACGTCGATCGCTGCTCGGTCAACACCGCGATGATGGCCGCCTGCACCGCGGCCAACCGTACCGCAACCACCGGCTTCGTCTATCTGACGTTCGCCAACCACGACGCCGAGCTCTACGGCGCCAACCTGTCCGGCCATATCGAGGCGTGGAACTCGCCCGAATACGGCCGCGGCGTGATCAAGGGCACGCTCGGCTGGGTGCACGGCGAAAACCTCGATACCGGCGACAACCTTTACCACATGCTGCCGATCAATGCCCGCCTCGCGCTGGAGCACGCCAAGGGCGGCTGGCGGAACGGCATCGAGGTGCAGATGGTCAGCGCCAAGGACGACGTCAGCGCGGTGCGAAACGAGTTGGCGACGCCGGCCTACGCGCTGATCAACTTGCGCACCGGGTACGAATGGCGCAACGCCAGGCTCGATCTCGGCATCGATAACCTGCTCGACCAATACTATTACTTGCCACTCGGCGGCGCCGACCTGGTGGACTATCGGCTGAACAACCGTTCCCAATGGGGTTATGCGCTCGCCGGCCCGGGGAGGTCGTTCAACACCCGCCTCACCGTGACGTTCTAG
- the soxZ gene encoding thiosulfate oxidation carrier complex protein SoxZ: MTAPLGRPRVRIPSSARAGEVIEIRTLIDHPMETGLRKDADGKLVPRDILAGFVARANGAEVFSAVFRNATSAHPYLVFYARVTASTEFEFVWTHEDGRTARTAASVTIG; encoded by the coding sequence ATGACGGCGCCGCTCGGCCGGCCGCGCGTCCGCATTCCGTCGTCGGCCCGCGCCGGCGAGGTGATCGAGATCCGCACCCTGATCGATCACCCGATGGAGACCGGCCTGCGCAAGGACGCCGACGGCAAGCTGGTGCCGCGCGACATTCTCGCCGGCTTCGTCGCGCGCGCGAATGGTGCCGAGGTGTTCTCGGCGGTGTTCCGCAATGCCACCTCGGCGCACCCCTATCTGGTGTTCTATGCCCGCGTCACGGCGTCGACCGAGTTCGAGTTCGTCTGGACTCACGAGGACGGCCGCACCGCGCGGACGGCGGCCTCGGTGACGATCGGCTGA
- a CDS encoding thiosulfate oxidation carrier protein SoxY — protein sequence MLRSVDRRAVLRGGGGLVVLAMVSPAAASPPDDVAAAIRDLVGDAVLHDGCIRLQVPATAENGAVVPVTVAVESPMTADAYVRAIHIVATGNPTPGVASYRFTPASGRAEVSARMRLAQKQTVIVLAELSDGTVRRATAEISVSVGGCLT from the coding sequence ATGCTGCGTTCCGTCGACCGCCGCGCCGTTCTGCGCGGCGGCGGCGGGCTCGTCGTTCTGGCGATGGTGTCACCGGCGGCGGCAAGCCCGCCGGACGACGTCGCTGCCGCAATCCGCGATCTGGTCGGCGATGCGGTTCTGCATGATGGCTGCATCCGGCTGCAGGTGCCGGCCACCGCGGAGAATGGCGCGGTGGTGCCCGTCACGGTCGCGGTCGAAAGCCCGATGACGGCCGACGCCTACGTTCGCGCCATCCATATCGTCGCGACCGGGAACCCGACGCCCGGCGTCGCCAGCTATCGCTTCACCCCGGCCAGCGGCCGGGCGGAGGTGTCGGCGCGGATGCGGCTGGCGCAGAAGCAGACGGTGATCGTGCTGGCCGAACTGAGCGACGGCACGGTGCGGCGCGCGACGGCCGAGATCAGCGTCAGCGTCGGAGGGTGTCTGACATGA
- a CDS encoding NAD(P)/FAD-dependent oxidoreductase, whose protein sequence is MTQVSRRDFARLALAGAATLAAPAVVQAKAKGRIVIIGGGFGGASAARYIRINHPHIAVTIIEPRKQVVTCPYGNLLLEGRKTLAEITQSYVGLSRRGVKFVHDWADSVDVIAKKVKVRGGATIAYDKLIVSPGIAIKWDALAGYGKGAEEVFPHAWVPENGEQVVLLRRQLEALPDGGVVGFAIPGNPFRCPPGPYERISLVASYLKKHKPRSKILALDGKDAFSKQGLFQDAWNELYPGLIEWIPAAKDGRVVRVDVKEKIFETEFGTRHKVDVGNVIPPQSAAKIAFDIGLVNETGWVPVNPYTFEATAVKDVHVIGDATIGGPMPKSGFIANSTSKQAAASAVALLEGREVPKDPIYFNTCYSHVGDDYGISVVGVFRPGEKGFVETPNSGGVSPRGPLEQQREQRKLESHYADSWYAAITKDAFS, encoded by the coding sequence ATGACCCAGGTTTCCCGTCGTGACTTCGCCCGGCTCGCCCTCGCCGGTGCCGCCACGCTCGCCGCGCCCGCGGTAGTCCAGGCCAAGGCCAAGGGCCGTATCGTCATCATCGGCGGCGGCTTCGGCGGCGCATCCGCCGCGCGCTACATCCGCATCAACCATCCTCACATCGCCGTCACCATCATCGAGCCGCGCAAGCAGGTCGTCACCTGTCCGTATGGCAACCTGCTGCTCGAAGGACGCAAGACGCTGGCCGAAATCACCCAGTCCTACGTCGGGCTAAGCCGCCGCGGCGTGAAGTTCGTGCACGACTGGGCGGATTCCGTCGATGTCATCGCCAAGAAGGTGAAGGTGCGCGGCGGCGCCACCATTGCCTACGACAAGCTGATCGTGTCGCCCGGCATCGCCATCAAGTGGGACGCACTGGCGGGATACGGCAAGGGCGCCGAGGAGGTGTTCCCGCACGCCTGGGTGCCGGAGAACGGCGAGCAGGTGGTGCTGCTGCGCCGGCAACTGGAGGCGCTGCCGGACGGCGGTGTGGTTGGCTTCGCCATTCCCGGCAATCCCTTCCGATGCCCGCCCGGCCCCTATGAGCGCATCAGCCTGGTCGCGAGCTATCTCAAGAAGCACAAGCCGCGGTCGAAGATTCTAGCGCTGGACGGCAAGGATGCGTTCTCCAAGCAGGGCCTGTTCCAGGACGCCTGGAACGAACTTTATCCTGGCCTGATCGAGTGGATCCCGGCCGCCAAGGACGGTAGGGTGGTGCGCGTCGACGTGAAGGAGAAGATCTTCGAGACCGAGTTCGGGACCCGCCACAAGGTCGACGTCGGCAACGTCATCCCGCCGCAGTCGGCCGCAAAGATCGCGTTCGACATCGGCCTCGTCAACGAGACCGGCTGGGTGCCGGTCAACCCCTACACGTTCGAGGCCACCGCGGTGAAGGACGTCCACGTCATCGGCGATGCCACCATCGGCGGTCCGATGCCGAAGTCCGGCTTCATCGCCAATTCGACGTCGAAGCAGGCCGCGGCCTCGGCGGTGGCGCTGCTCGAAGGTCGCGAGGTGCCGAAGGACCCGATCTACTTCAACACCTGCTACAGCCACGTCGGCGACGACTACGGCATCTCGGTGGTCGGCGTGTTCCGGCCCGGCGAGAAGGGCTTCGTTGAGACGCCCAACTCCGGCGGCGTGTCGCCTCGGGGTCCGCTGGAGCAGCAGCGCGAGCAGCGCAAGCTCGAATCGCACTACGCCGACTCCTGGTATGCCGCCATCACCAAGGATGCGTTCAGCTGA
- a CDS encoding c-type cytochrome, whose product MSNKRLFGAIVAAVATMVATSAMADTKSSKAAARTPAPLLAQACAGCHGQNGEGQNGTPILAGYDRNALVQVWGEFRNNQRPAATIMARIARGYSDQEVATLADYFAAVKR is encoded by the coding sequence ATGTCGAACAAACGCCTGTTTGGTGCCATCGTCGCCGCTGTGGCGACCATGGTCGCGACGTCAGCAATGGCCGACACCAAGTCATCGAAGGCAGCGGCCCGCACGCCGGCGCCGCTGCTCGCCCAGGCCTGCGCCGGCTGCCATGGCCAGAACGGCGAGGGCCAGAACGGCACGCCCATTCTCGCCGGCTACGACCGCAACGCGCTGGTGCAAGTGTGGGGCGAGTTCCGCAACAACCAGCGCCCAGCCGCCACCATCATGGCGCGGATCGCCCGCGGCTATTCCGACCAGGAGGTCGCGACGCTGGCTGACTATTTCGCCGCGGTCAAACGCTGA
- a CDS encoding YeeE/YedE family protein: MSAATGWRLGALWLVGIALGFALHRAGFGFSAGFRVLLREGKSAQVRAQILMLGAAVVLFFPALAFGTVLGAPVRGFVMPAGVGVALGALLFGVGMQLSGGCISGTLYTVGGGSTRMMVTLAFAVVGATLAAFYAELWSDLPALPPLSLLSELGLAPALALHLAVFVLAWVALAAIERRRHGAVQAVWRRSGSSLLQGVWPYAWAALALALLNFATLLLAGRPWGISQAFALWGSQALDRLGLADPVFWPFWEDPTRAEAVHRALWRDTTTVMTVGIVVGGALAAGVAGSFATTLHVPLRHLVASAIGGVLLGAGAIVATGCNISAFFSGIASGSLHGWLWIAAALPGNWLGVQLRGLFALDGPAAAARAHHSPITSRI, encoded by the coding sequence GTGAGCGCGGCGACCGGTTGGCGCCTGGGCGCGCTGTGGCTGGTGGGCATTGCGCTCGGCTTTGCGCTTCACCGCGCCGGCTTCGGCTTCAGCGCCGGCTTTCGTGTTTTGCTGCGCGAGGGAAAGAGCGCCCAGGTGCGCGCGCAGATTCTGATGCTTGGAGCGGCGGTGGTGCTGTTCTTTCCCGCGCTGGCGTTCGGCACGGTGCTGGGTGCGCCGGTGCGCGGCTTCGTGATGCCGGCCGGGGTGGGCGTGGCGCTGGGCGCCTTATTGTTCGGCGTCGGCATGCAGCTCAGCGGCGGCTGCATTTCGGGCACGCTCTACACCGTGGGCGGGGGCTCGACGCGCATGATGGTGACACTGGCATTCGCGGTGGTCGGCGCCACCCTGGCGGCGTTCTACGCCGAGCTGTGGAGCGATCTGCCGGCATTGCCGCCGCTCTCGCTGCTGTCGGAACTCGGCCTCGCGCCGGCGCTGGCGCTCCATCTTGCGGTGTTCGTGCTGGCGTGGGTGGCGCTGGCGGCGATCGAGCGGCGCCGCCATGGCGCCGTCCAGGCGGTGTGGCGGCGGTCCGGCTCGTCGCTGCTGCAGGGCGTCTGGCCCTATGCCTGGGCGGCGTTGGCGTTGGCGCTACTCAACTTCGCAACGCTGCTTCTCGCCGGCCGGCCGTGGGGAATTTCCCAGGCGTTCGCATTGTGGGGCTCGCAGGCGCTCGACCGTCTCGGCCTCGCCGACCCGGTGTTCTGGCCCTTCTGGGAGGACCCCACGCGCGCCGAGGCCGTTCATCGCGCGCTGTGGCGCGACACCACCACGGTGATGACTGTGGGCATCGTGGTCGGCGGCGCACTCGCGGCCGGCGTTGCGGGCTCGTTCGCGACGACGCTGCATGTTCCACTTCGCCATCTTGTGGCCTCGGCAATCGGCGGCGTTCTGCTCGGCGCCGGCGCCATCGTCGCCACCGGCTGCAACATCAGCGCTTTCTTTTCCGGCATCGCCTCCGGCAGCCTTCATGGCTGGCTGTGGATCGCCGCCGCACTGCCGGGCAACTGGCTCGGCGTGCAGTTGCGCGGGCTATTCGCGCTCGACGGGCCGGCCGCCGCCGCCCGCGCCCACCATTCCCCCATCACGTCACGGATCTAA